Proteins from a genomic interval of Pogoniulus pusillus isolate bPogPus1 chromosome 42, bPogPus1.pri, whole genome shotgun sequence:
- the ANK1 gene encoding ankyrin-1 isoform X1: MAQAAKQLKKIKDIEAQALQEQKEKEESNRKRRNRSRDRKKKADAATSFLRAARSGNLDKALDHLRNGVDINTCNQNGLNALHLASKEGHVKMVVELLHKEIVLETTTKKGNTALHIAALAGQQDVVRELVNYGANVNAQSQKGFTPLYMAAQENHLEVVKFLLENGANQNVATEDGFTPLAVALQQGHENVVAHLINYGTKGKVRLPALHIAARNDDTRTAAVLLQNDPNADVLSKTGFTPLHIAAHYENLSVAQLLLNRGASVNFTPQNGITPLHIASRRGNIIMVRLLLDRGAQIETRTKDELTPLHCAARNGHVRIAEILLDHGAPIQAKTKNGLSPIHMAAQGDHLDCVRLLLQYSADIDDITLDHLTPLHVAAHCGHHRVAKLLVEKGAKPNSRALNGFTPLHIACKKNHVRVMELLLKTGASIDAVTESGLTPLHVAAFMGHLPIVKTLLQRGASPNVSNVKVETPLHMAARAGHTDVAKYLLQNKAKANAKAKDDQTPLHCAARIGHTGMVRLLLENSANPNLATTAGHTPLHITAREGHVDTALALLDKGASQTCMTKKGFTPLHVAAKYGKVDVAELLLEREAHPNAAGKNGLTPLHVAVHHNNLEIVKLLLPKGSSPHSSAWNGYTPLHIAAKQNQMEVASSLLQYGASANAESLQGVTPLHLASQEGHADMVALLFSKQANGDLGNKSGLTPLHLVAQEGHVLVADVLVKHGVTVDATTRMGYTPLHVASHYGNIKLVKFLLQHQADVNAKTKLGYTPLHQAAQQGHTDVVTLLLKHGASPNEISTNGTTPLAIAKRLGYISVTDVLKIVTEETDIPAVGDKHRMSFPETVDEILDVSEDEGTAHVTVMEEELIAPKSRTPDPRDQEGRKETVEFVTTMTLEPTVESPAVLHVPCVPPETVVTRAEETEQPSKEFDEDSLIPSSPATETSDNISPVASPVHTGFLVSFMVDARGGSMRGSRHHGLRVVIPPRACAAPTRITCRLVKPQKLPAPPTLAEEEGLASRIIALGPAGAQFLSPVIVEIPHFASSGRGDRELVVLRSENGSVWKEHRSRHEDSYMDQLLNGMDEELESLEELDKKRVCRIITNDFPLYFVVMSRICQDCDMIGPEGGCLKSTLVPMVQATFPDNAVTKKVRLALQAQPVPDELVTKLLGNQATFSPIVTVEPRRRKFHRPIGLRIPLPPSWKDNPRDSGEGDTTSLRLLCSVIGGTAQAQWEDITGTTKLIYENECANFTTNVSARFWLADCPRTAEAVHFATLLYKELTAVPYMAKFVVFAKMNDAREGRLRCYCMTDDKVDKTLEQHENFTEVARSRDIEVVEGMPLHVELSGNLVPVKKATQPRTFLFQSFRENRLAIPIKVRDSSKEASGSLSFLRKAMKYEDLQHVLCHLNISIPPCTKGSGSEERRRTLTPLSLRERYSILSETSFGSLSSTDKADQKMVDIAEQLGLSWAELARELQFGVDDINRIRVENPNSLLEQSIALLNLWVSREGKGVKMESLYAALRNIDRSEIVSTLEGSGRQSRSLKGSWRYTDRDYSLSPSQMNGYASLQDELLSPASLHYTLPSPLRADQYWNEVAIMDAIPMAATEQDALMEMSDMQVWSSGLTPSLVTAEDSSLECSKAEDSDATSEGRFPGQLLADAHGPDHMGSMDLVEDDTVDSDAMNGLIDLLEQEEGQRPEGKMPADDHQPGTGEQDPESEVSFVSVQQKVQARITTSPTISHVMEKSTDRLRDWNAEGSFISCLQDLTAGSWQEGVTRRLLQTHTTASGPQGQEQEQVLVPAVELMRVSSAEDSDWQPQHPTGGWQQEADSRFFGQGNEVLHLPGEQVTEEQFTDDQGNIITKKVIRKVVHQLGPGGMDHRQEQEELILAGSLQEPQELAAEDDHFINYSILQRDGLGAKEEVRVRVPKPEVSGGRMGAQIVKRASLKRGKQ, translated from the exons GCTGATGCTGCCACCAGTTTCCTGAGAGCTGCAAGATCTGGGAATCTGGACAAAGCCCTGGATCACCTCAGGAACGGGGTAGATATTAACACCTGTAACCAG AATGGGCTGAATGCCTTGCACCTGGCCTCCAAGGAGGGCCACGTGAAaatggtggtggagctgctgcacaAGGAGATCGTTTTGGAGACAACGACCAAG AAGggaaacacagccctgcacatcgCTGCCCTGGCTGGACAGCAGGATGTGGTCCGGGAACTGGTGAACTACGGAGCCAATGTCAATGCGCAGTCACAG AAAGGCTTCACACCCCTCTACATGGCAGCACAGGAGAACCACTTGGAAGTCGTCAAGTTCTTGTTGGAAAACGGAGCCAACCAGAACGTAGCCACCGAG GACGGCTTCACGCCGCTGGCcgtggctctgcagcagggccacGAGAACGTGGTGGCACACCTCATCAACTACGGCACGAAGGGCAAGGTGCGGCTGCCCGCCCTGCACATCGCCGCCCGCAACGACGACACACGCACGGCCGCCGTGCTGCTGCAGAACGACCCCAACGCCGACGTCCTCTCCAAG ACCGGCTTCACTCCCCTGCACATCGCAGCCCACTACGAGAATCTCAGCGTGGCACAGTTACTGCTCAACCGTGGAGCCAGTGTCAACTTCACACCCCAG AATGGGATCACTCCCCTGCACATAGCCTCCCGCCGGGGCAACATCATCATGGTGCGGCTGCTGCTGGACCGCGGGGCCCAGATCGAGACGAGGACCAAG gaTGAGCTGACCCCCCTGCACTGTGCGGCTCGCAACGGACACGTGCGGATTGCAGAGATCCTGCTGGACCACGGGGCTCCCATTCAAGCCAAAACCAAG AACGGGCTGTCGCCCATCCACATGGCAGCGCAGGGAGACCACCTAGACTGCgtgcggctgctgctgcagtacaGCGCCGACATCGACGACATCACCCTGGACCACCTCACGCCCCTGCATGTGGCTGCGCACTGCGGGCACCACCGCGTGGCCAAGCTGCTGGTGGAGAAGGGAGCCAAGCCCAACTCCCGAGCCCTG AACGGCTTCACCCCGCTACACATTGCCTGCAAGAAGAACCACGTCCGggtgatggagctgctgctgaagacagGAGCCTCCATCGACGCTGTCACAGAG TCTGGCCTGACTCCCTTGCATGTGGCTGCCTTCATGGGGCACCTGCCCATCGTCAAGACCCTGCTGCAGCGTGGAGCCTCTCCTAACGTGTCCAATGTG AAAGTGGAGACACCCCTACACAtggcagccagagctgggcacacagaTGTGGCAAAGTACCTGCTGCAGAACAAAGCCAAAGCCAACGCCAAGGCCAAG GATGACCAGACTCCTCTGCACTGTGCTGCACGCATCGGCCACACGGGCAtggtcaggctgctgctggagaacagtgccaaccccaacctggccaccacagcagggcacacacCCCTGCACATCACTGCCAGAGAGGGGCACGTGGACacagccctggccctgctggacaAGGGTGCCTCACAGACCTGCATGACCAAG AAAGGATTTACCCCTCTCCACGTTGCAGCCAAGTACGGGAAGGTggatgtggcagagctgctgctggaacgTGAGGCTCACCCCAATGCAGCAGGAAAG aATGGCCTGACCCCACTGCATGTGGCTGTGCACCACAACAACCTGGAGATCgtcaagctgctgcttcccaagggGAGCTCcccacacagctcagcctgg aacGGGTACACCCCCCTGCACATCGCTGCCAAGCAGAACCAGATGGAGgtggccagcagcctgctgcagtacGGGGCCTCTGCGAACGCCGAGTCCCTGCAGGGGGTCACTCCCCTGCACCTGGCTTCCCAGGAGGGCCACGCAGACATGGTGGCACTGCTGTTCTCCAAGCAAGCCAACGGCGACCTGGGCAACAAG AGTGGGCTGACTCCTCTCCACCTCGTGGCCCAAGAGGGACATGTGCTGGTTGCTGACGTTCTGGTGAAGCATGGAGTCACAGTGGATGCAACGACCAGG ATGGGCTACACCCCGCTGCATGTGGCCAGCCACTACGGGAACATCAAGCTGGTGAAGTTCTTGCTGCAGCACCAGGCTGATGTCAATGCCAAGACTAAG CTGGGTTACACCCCCCTGCACCAGGCAGCGCAGCAGGGCCACACGGACGTGGTGACCCTGCTGCTGAAGCACGGCGCCTCGCCCAACGAGATCAGCACG AATGGCACCACTCCCCTGGCTATCGCCAAGCGGCTGGGCTACATCTCTGTCACAGATGTGCTCAAGATCGTCACCGAGGAAACGGACATCCCG gcagtCGGCGACAAGCACCGCATGAGCTTCCCGGAGACGGTGGACGAGATCCTGGACGTGTCAGAGGATGAAG GCACTGCTCATGTCACAGTAATGG AGGAGGAGCTGATTGCACCAAAGTCCAGGACACCCGACCCCAGGGACcaggagggcaggaaggagacGGTGGAGTTTGTGACCACAATGACACTGGAGCCAAC gGTGGAGTCTCCAGCTGTCCTGCATGTCCCCTGCGTCCCACCCGAGACTGTGGTGACCAGAGCGGAGGAGACTGAGCAG CCCTCCAAGGAGTTCGACGAGGACTCCctgatccccagcagccctgctacCGAGACCTCGGACAACATCAGCCCCGTGGCCAGCCCTGTGCACACAGG gttcCTGGTGAGCTTCATGGTGGACGCCCGCGGAGGCTCCATGCGGGGCAGCCGGCACCACGGGCTGCGGGTGGTCATCCCGCCCCGCGCCTGCGCCGCGCCCACCCGCATCACCTGCCGCCTGGTGAAGCCCCAGAAGCTGCCTGCGCCCCCGACCCTGGCTGAGGAGGAGGGGTTGGCCAGCAGGATCATCGCCCTGGGGCCTGCTGGTGCCCAGTTCCTCAG ccctgtcATCGTGGAGATCCCACACTTTGCCTCCTCTGGGCGTGGGGACCGGGAGCTGGTGGTGCTGCGCAGCGAGAACGGCTCCGTCTGGAAGGAGCACCGCAGCCGCCACGAGGACAGCTACATGGACCAGCTGCTCAACGGCATGGACGAGG agctggagagccTGGAGGAGCTGGACAAGAAGCGAGTCTGCCGCATCATCACCAACGACTTCCCGCTCTACTTCGTGGTCATGTCCCGGATTTGCCAGGACTGCGACATGATCGGCCCCGAGGGAGGGTGTTTGAAAAGCACACTGGTGCCCATGGTGCAGGCCACCTTCCCAGACAACGCTGTCACCAAGAAAGTGAGGCTGGCCCTGCAG gcGCAGCCCGTGCCCGATGAGCTGGTGACCAAGCTGCTGGGCAACCAGGCCACCTTCAGCCCCATTGTCACGGTGGAGCCGCGCCGGAGGAAGTTCCACCGCCCCATCGGGCTCCGCATCCCACTGCCACCATCCTGGAAGGACAATCCCCGAGACAGCGGCGAGGGCGACACCACCAGCCTGCGCCTGCTCTGCAGCGTCATCG gagggacaGCACAAGCTCAGTGGGAAGACATCACAGGGACCACGAAGCTGATCTACGAGAACGAGTGTGCAAACTTCACCACCAACGTGTCTGCCAG GTTCTGGCTGGCCGACTGCCCACGCACGGCCGAGGCCGTGCACTTTGCCACGCTGCTGTACAAGGAGCTGACAGCAGTGCCCTACATGGCCAAGTTTGTGGTGTTTGCCAAGATGAACGATGCCCGGGAAGGTCGCCTGCGCTGCTACTGCATGACCGATGACAAGGTGGACAAGACTCTGGAGCAGCACGAGAACTTCACCGAGGTGGCCCGCAGCAGGGACATTGAG gtgGTGGAGGGGATGCCTTTGCACGTCGAGCTCTCAGGGAACCTGGTGCCTGTCAAGAAGGCCACTCAGCCGCGCACCTTCCTCTTCCAGTCCTTCCGCGAGAACCGCCTGGCCATCCCCATCAAg GTCCGGGACAGCAGCAAGGAGGCCAGcggctccctgtccttcttgcgCAAGGCCATGAAGTACGAGGACCTCCAGCATGTGCTCTGCCACCTCAACATCAGCATCCCACCCTGCACCAAG GGAAGTGGCAgcgaggagaggaggaggacgCTGACGCCGTTGTCGCTGCGGGAGCGATACAGCATCCTGAGCGAGACCAGCTTCG gatctctgagcagcacagacaAGGCAGATCAGAAGATGGTTGACATAGCAGAACAGCTGGGCCTCAGCTGGGCTG AGCTGGCACGTGAGCTGCAGTTTGGGGTGGATGACATCAACAGGATACGTGTGGAGAACCCCAactccctgctggagcagagcataGCCTTGCTCAACCTCTGGGTCAGCCGCGAGGGCAAGGGTGTCAAGA TGGAGAGCCTGTACGCAGCGCTGAGGAACATCGACCGCAGCGAGATCGTCAGCACGCTGGAGGGCTCCGGGCGGCAGAGCCGCAGCCTGAAGGGCAGCTGGCGCTACACCGACAGGGACTACTCCCTCTCGCCGTCCCAGATGAATG GTTACGCTTCGCTGCAGGACGAGctgctgtcccctgcctccctgcatTACACGCTGCCATCCCCGCTGCGTGCCGACCAGTACTGGAATGAGGTGGCCATCATGGATGCTATCCCCATGGCTGCCACCGAGCAGGACGCCCTGATGGAGATGTCTGACATGCAGGTGTGGTCCTCGGGGCTCACACCCTCGCTGGTGACTGCTGAAGACTCCTCTCTGGAGTGCAGCAAGGCCGAGGACTCAGACGCCACGAGCGAAGGTCGCTTCCCAGGGCAGCTTCTAGCAGATGCGCATGGCCCAGACCACATGGGCTCTATGGACCTGGTTGAGGATGACACAGTGGACTCAGATGCCATGAATGGCCTGATTGACCTCctagagcaggaggaggggcagaggccagAGGGGAAGATGCCAGCTGATGATCACCAGCCAGGGACTGGGGAGCAGGACCCGGAGAGTGAAGTCTCTTTTGTTTCAGTTCAGCAGAAGGTGCAAGCCAGGATCACAACTTCACCAACCATTAGCCACGTCATGGAGAAGAGCACAGACAG GCTGAGGGACTGGAATGCAGAAGGCTCCTTTATCTCCTGCCTACAGGACCTGACAGCGGGCTCCTGGCAGGAAGGGGTCACCCGAAGGCTGCTCCAGACGCACACCACAGCCTCCGGGCCACAGGGCCAGGAGCAAGAGCAGGTCCTGGTGCCAGCCGTGGAGCTGATGCGGGTCAGCTCCGCAGAGGACAGCGActggcagccccagcaccccacgggcggctggcagcaggaggcagacagCCGCTTCTTTGGGCAG gggaACGAAGTGCTGCAtctgcctggagagcaggtgACCGAGGAGCAGTTCACAGATGACCAAGGCAACATCATCACCAAGAAG GTCATCCGGAAAGTGGTGCATCAGCTGGGCCCTGGTGGCATGGatcacaggcaggagcaggaggagctgatcCTGGCGGGCTCcctgcaggagccccaggagctggcGGCTGAGGATGATCACTTCATTAATTACTCCATCCTTCAGCGGGATGGTCTGGGGGCCAAG GAGGAGGTGCGAGTGCGCGTCCCGAAGCCAGAGGTCTCCGGGGGCAGGATGGGGGCTCAGATAGTGAAACGAGCCAGCCTGAAAAGGGGGAAGCAGTGA